The Pristis pectinata isolate sPriPec2 chromosome 10, sPriPec2.1.pri, whole genome shotgun sequence sequence CTACTTTGGGACATGTTGTTATGTTAAAGCTGTAAATATTAATAACTTTATGAGTGCCTACTAAAACATGATTACATTTTATTTCATAGCTAATtgataagacaattgaaataTTATTAATTCTTTATGTTTTTTTGGACCACAACACTGTTGAAGAACTGGCAATGTACATCATTCTCAGAGCATGATTAAAAGAAGCatatacatattttaaaatgaaccCAAACCTCTGGCAACTTAGGAATCTTCTGACACAATTGTTCTCTTATTTTTATAGCCAAAGCTGAAGCAAGATGGGTGACTGGAGTGCACTTGGAAAACTATTGGATAAAGCACAGTCACATTTGACTCCAGGAGGTAAACTATGGCTCACAGTGCTCTTCATCTTCCGTCTCCTGGTGCTGGGCACTGCAGTGGAATCCGCTTGGAGTGACGAGCAATCTGCATTCAAATGCAACACAATGCAACCAGGTTGTGAAAATGTCTGCTATGACAAATCCTTTCCTATATCCCACATTCGACTCTGGGTCCTTCAGATTATTTTTGTATCAACTCCCACTTTGGTCTATCTAGCCCATGTCTTTCTCATTTCTCACAAAGAGAAAAGAATATCTAAGAAGGAAAAGCAACTGAAGGCACTCCAAGAAGAAGGTGAAGATGTGGGCCTGCACTTGAAACAATTAGAACTAAAGAAAATTAAGTATGGTCTGGAGGAGCAAGGCAGAATTAAAATTAAAGGATCCCTCTTGCACACTTATACTGTCAGTATAATCTTTAAAGTCATTTTTGAAGTGGCTTTTATGTTAATTCAATGGTGCAtttatggtttcaatttcatgcTGAATGCTATTTACACCTGTGAGAGGTATCCATGCCCACACAAAGTAGACTGCTTCCTGTCACGACCCACAGAGAAGACCATCTTTATCATATTCATGTTGGTGGTATCCGTTATGTCAGCTATGCTGAATGTGGCAGAGCTGTTCTACATCATCTTCAAATATTTAGCTGATCGTGTCAAACAGAATAGTCATTTATTTCAGGGCACTCAAAAAATGGGCTTGAATCCTCTTAAAGACTCCGCCTCATCAAAGTACGCCTACTACAATGGGTGTTCCCCGCCAACTGCTCCCATGTCCCCTCCTGGATACAAGCTTGCTACCGGGGACAGGAATATGTCCTCCTGCAGAAGCTACAATAAGCAAGCTAATGAACAGAACTGGGCAAATTATAGCACAGAACAAAACCGGATTGGTCAGGCCGGTAGCACCATTTCCAACTGTCATGCACAGGCTTTTGATTTCCCTGGTGAACATCCTACCATGCAAAAGCTATCATCTGTTACAGAGTTGCAACCAGTTGGTCTCACGGAACAGAGGCCTCCCAGTAGAGCCAGCAGTAGAGGGAGTAGCAGGCCTCGACCAGATGACCTTGAGGTCTAACCCAGTCTATTCATTTCAGACACTGCCTCATTTCTTCAGTCATGAGTAGAtacattatttttttctggaaatTCTCCCAGATGTTGGTACCTAGTAGTTTTGAGGTGTACTCAATATCAACTAACAGTTCAGTGGTATTACCTTTTTAAATAGGACCACACTAAAGCACAACAAAAATCATGTTTTTGAGGATATTCACTCCAGTAAAATCATTTAACAAAAGGCCAGCTGAAAAATATAAGAAATTCTTACAATGAAGAAACTTAACTGATGTTATGCAATTCCTTGCCATACTCTTGCATATTGCCAAAGTATTCCTTCTTAGTTATTATAGAATTTGGCCTTGTATCAATGACTTAAGCCCAGTAATAATATTCCAAGGTACCATCCTGCACTATGAAGTTTTTCTCCATTCTGATTGAAGTAACTACTTTGCAACCACAGTAACATACAAAATAATTCCATTCTCAGTATCAAAGTAATTTGGAAAAAGAAGATTACATTGCAGAGTTTACAAACATTGAAGATTTGTTCATATGTATCAGACTCCTCACTCTGCACTCGAAATTATTTATCCAGTATATTACTTTAGATGTACTTTCATATATTTCTTGACTAATGAATGTTTGGTATTTTATCTAACTTTTGTGTCAAGTTGATTTACCAATACCCTGTCCATAACTTTTTGACATGTTTATAAAAAAAGACCACTTAGCTGAATAAAGAATAACTTCATGTGTAGTGAACACAATCTTTAAACTAAttgggaaagttttaaaaggcaaTAAGATGTTTGTACAATTAATTTTGTacatattaaaatgaatattgccACAGATTTATAATTCATAATGTTCACTTATCATTTTGTTCATCTACTCTTAATTTAAAGCAGAACGAGTGGACggtaaaaataaaacattctggGATGGGGGATTTGGGTGTTGTGGAGAGGGTCCATGGTGATGTATCCCCAAGAGCCTATCTGGTGTTTGTTTTGTAAAATATCTGTGCAAATATGGTATGGCCAATTTTGTTGTCTTAATTGTGTAACATGAGCCATTTTGTATCAAAGGAGGATACTGTGGTTCATCTGAGAAAGATAAGAATGATTGCTATTTTGTGCTAAGCAATAGTAACTTGATCCTTTGTGTGAGtgaaattttaaaactatttaatcATTGCGGTGATAGTGGTAATAGTACTGTTTTAGTACTTTTGAGGTGACGTTATCAGTAGTATGAGAAACTTATAGTCAATGTGCTTAGTGCTGGACTAATATTTAGTCAACAAGTAATAAAGGTATTCGCCACTATAGCATCACAAATATCCACATTCACCAAGACATTTTATTTGGATCTTTTAACTATCACATACTATAATATCACTAAGCAGTTCTAAAACTACAGTTTCATGGTCTGACTTGGCCCTCATGCATCCAAGTTTTGTTTATTACTTTAGCTATAATGGCGTTTGCACTGAAGTTTTATACTTGCTTAGAATGCACAATGACACAGAAAGATGTTGCAAGTTGTCAAGTAGTATGCATGTAACTAATTTATTTTGCAAAAGTTTCATGTCTCCTTTAATAACATATCCAGATTACTTTAAAGAAAAGCCTATCCACAGATGGATCCATCTTCAGTTGCATTTATGTTCAATGGTAATTGTAAAAATATTCCCAAATTTTGTGACCATTCCATAAGTAACTGAGAAGTCTGTTCTGTGATAACAGTGTCACAGGTGAAGTTGTTGTCTGATATATATTTCCGTTGTCTGGTGCATCTCTGGGGAAATTGTGGTGTGATTTGTAACCACcttttggggggagaaaaaacaataTTTATCCACAAAGAAAATTACTTGAAGCAGTGATGTTCCCTCTAGTCATAACTATTATAAAGTgcttatgttttatttttaatttttcatttaacaTTCCATGTTAAATCACTGTCAAACAGCCCCACTTGTACTGAGATTCTTATAATTGTTGTTATCACATGTGAACAATCTCCTGTTTATTAAAACCTGATAACTTAAACAATAAAGTGACATTTTCCTTAATGGTACTTTGTCAATTTTGTTTCATGATTTAATTCTTGAGGATACTAAAACTCTTCAGGATCTTTTTTGTGTATGACTCACATTGTGTTGTTGCTGCATTTCTGTACAGATGATATTGATGGATTCAAACTTTTTTTCACATCTCTTTATCTGATCTGGTTTATTAGTTTTTTAAATAATCTTCCTAGCTGCTTCTTCTTAGGATAAGTTCTGGTTTGAAGGCAATAACATTCCTGGAGCTTATATTTACCTTGTGGTTCTGTCAAAGGATGTTTGTAGGTGCAAACATTCATTTGTGAAAATGGAGGAagttaaacacaaaaaaaaagacaaaatgaaaaaaaatggtgtCCTTCAAGACAAATATAACATTTTGATTAAGAGGTGCTGAATTTAATTGACAATAAGAAAAAGAATAATTTTGCTTCCAAGTATTTAACAATTAAGGCATAAACATGGTTTTCcttcaaaatttattttattatgtACACCACATTTACTTAACTGAGTATATTCCAGGGCAATTTTTTCAAATGGGACCCACAATGCAACAATACAGAGGAGTGTTACAAGTCGTCAAGCAGGGTTACATGCTGTCCatgggttatgaatgcctgacttatggataaCCGTACAATTTTccattatattattaaattcaaaaggctGACAAATGTACATACGCTTGTTTGTAGGAATGGCAggtctagtttcctctctctatcCACTTTTAGTAAATGTTTTCTCttgtcagtcttatgtgcttttgacgtcattcattacaatactgtggagatatagTTACCATACTGAGTAATTTTTCTGTATCATCTGACttgtgtaaaaatggaacctgtttgttatcCGGGGTGTGCCTATATATTGTATTGATTAACTTCCtttatttgggggtggggggaaactcAGTGAGACCCAACTGAAAAAGGGTTTGTTTCAGTGATACTTGTCAAGGTACCTAgtttacactcagtcagctatgtTGGGTAGGCCAGACACCGTACCCCTGAAGTAAACACTCTGTCCTGAGCTCTGTCATGTGAAAAGGTTACCAGCtgaacagaggaaaaaaaattaaggatgtGCTCAGAGCATCCTTGAAGAaaggcaacatccccactgactcctagaAATCTCTAACCCCCGACCACTCAAAGtagaggaggagcatttgggaatGGtattgtcagagagtcatactgcacagaaacccttcagccctccatgtctgtgctgaccatcaagtacccatctatgctaatgccatttatgagcacttggtccatagccctctatgccctGATGATTCAAATACTTGCTAGATGCTTCATAAATCTTGTGAaaatctctccctcctccacaccAGCAATCAGTGCAATCCATATTTgaaccaccatctgagtgaaaaaaaattcctcctcaggtTCCTTCTAACCCCCTTGcaacttaccttaaacctatgccctgtactTTTAGATaactctgatatggggaaaagtttccttccATCTACCCTACCTAATcccctaataattttgtatacctccttcATGTTCCCCCCACTCAACTTACtcagctccaaagaaaataaaccaagcctatccagtctctccacgtaaatgaaatgctccacccaaggcaacatcctgctgaatctcctctgcatcttttccaacacaaacacatccttcctatagggtaGACATAGTACTGcagacagtactccagctgtggtattCAGCACCTCAAATTCATGAAATGGGACAAAGGGAAGTCCTACCTAAATAGCagcaggagcagaccacctcacaaatcACCTACACCATtgtctgccccatctgtgaaagagtttgccattcccacattggcctcatcagtcacctcagagacCACAAAATCCAGAGCTGAAGTAAGTCATCACTGATCCAGAGGGATTGCCCAAGAAGAAAGTTCTTCATATGTTTCAGAGAAATAACATCACACAGAGATTGCAATACACAGGCATATCAGATACAACCAGACTCACCATTAACTGGCTTCTTGATTAGTTGACAATTTTAGTTCCAAAAACATAGAAATTAAAGATAATCATGGCCAACTTCATTAAAGGATGTAATAAATGTCAAATAAACTATAACCTCATTAATTAGTGATTGGCTGAGGGTTCTCAGATATTCTGTTGGGGACTGTTGCAGGCACTCGAGTTGAAGGTATGTTATAGAATTTGGATGCAGGTTGCACACATAATCATGAAAGATAATTAGTCAATTAGAATGTATGAGAATTTCATCCTAACACTACCATACTCCCTTATATCTTCTGACAAGACTACTAATTTTTCCTTTCTTGTTGAAATATTCACCAAAAGGTACCAGTTAAATAACTTCTTAAGCTGCTTACAAATTACTCAGCGTAATAGCAGAtacattcttatttttatttgctgATTGTGTTTAATAATCCATAACACATCAGCGGAAAACATTGCCATTGCACTCAGGTATTCAGGAGGAGAATATATGGTTGAATGGCAAATATGTCTGTTTTTATTAATAGTCCAGCTTTCTTTGTTTTTGACACCCTGCAAGGCAAAATTTCAACACCATGAAAGtacattttaaacaaaagtcCTTTTTAGTCTTTTAGAAGTCTGGAGGTCATTAAATATTTATTCTAACAAAAATGTTGGCTTGCAGCAATACATTTTATCACagtattaaaaaaatgaaattaaaagtcAATATTTACATTGGGAGGCTAACTCTGTAATAAATGTAGGTGCATATTTAAGAATGCAATAATACTGACACTTTTACATTCATAGATAAATTTCCAATATTGTAATACGTAAAATGAAAATAACTTTGGATTCAAGTCCTATTCATACtctcaacataaattataaaatcaTATGAATAAAGCTGATTTGACATTACCTGATTATAACTGGAATATAATGTCAATCCTAATTTTGAAAAGGAAGGTGACTTTGATCTCCTACATACTTCATAAActcacataattttattttgcaaatgttAAAGCACCTGCTCATGCTTGAAGTAATTTAAAATTTAGAATTCAGAAGCAGAGCTCTGCACATATATGTAAGTAAATAAGCACTGGACTTTCCAGACTCTGAAAATTTGATTTGGATTTATGTAGCATAAATCAGGTTCTGTCAGCTGGAATTGATTCTGCAGCTACTAGTGTCAGACCAGTAGCTACAATATAAACACAATATAAAATACATGGCATTTAGTGACCAtcaggaaaaaataaataaaatattgtaTAAAAATCATTCTGGAAACTGTAAAGCACAATTGTGTTTTGCAAAACACATGTTTTGCAAAACACATATCCTTTCATTTGCAATTGAAAAGCCACTAAGCTACAATGTAATGGTTATTGCATTTCTTATTACTTTGCTGAAATTAATAATGCATCAATAATGATATCAAATATGTACTTGATTACGTTTGATTTCTTGCTGTGGATTGCTGTTCCTCTGTAATTTTCAGATATCTAAAGACATTTTTGCAAATTGTTTTGGAAACTGGAATCCACTTAATTATTTTAGTATTGCTTTATGTATTTACAATTGTCATCTGAACCATTGCACAAACTACATAAGACGTATGTTTGAACATATTTTGTATTCAAATATACATTCTAACTTCAAATCTGGCATCTTTGAGTTAGTTTTAATCAATAAGAATTTGAATGAAAGAATTATTTTTTGCTGATATAAGGAGGGAATTATTATTAAGTCAATTTCCAATGAACCTACCATATAAAGATTCATGGTTGCTGGGAACTTAAGttcaacaaaataaatgaatatggAATAAAAGGATAATGTCAGTAATGTAACCATTGAGACATTGCAAAAACCCTTTTAtttcacaaatgtccttcagggaatgaaatctgctatccttatctAACATGGTCTGTTTGTGATTCCATGCCTGTTAATCTTGCTGATTCTTAACGGCCTTCTCAATTCAgagacaattagggatgaacaataaattctggcattgccagcaatatccacatcTACAAATCAATAAATTAAAAGGATTCAAATCAAATTGCAGATTTTCTAACTTACATAtcagcatttcagttttaaacaCGATGTGGCATATTTTCAAAAACCTAAAGCCTTGTTTAAAATTGGTCAGCCACCTACTGGGAAGGTTGAAGTCATCATGTTCAATTCACTTGCAATCCCCCCATTCCCCAGCTACTGACTCTTTCTCTGAACTTGGAACTGTCTGAAATTGGACCTGTTTGTGACCTTGATGTCATAATTGATGCCAAAATGAGTGTCTGATTGGCCCATGTCCATCACCTGACCAAACTCATCTGCTGTTGAAGAATATTTCACCCGCAAAAAGGCAGATACAACACATGCCAATTACAACTCTAGGAACTtgttataaaaatagaaaatgctggaatactcaacCAGagtatttatggaaagagaaagaattaaattttcagctcaatgacctttcttccaccTGAACagttaactctgtatctctctccaaaGGCGCTAaacatctgctgaatatttccagcattttctggttttgcttcagatttccagcatctggagtattttgcttttttctcTCTAATCTTACCTACTTTAGATACAAACATTTCCACTCAGTAAACCCTTTTTAATTTAACCAGTCAATCAGAATGCAAGACTGCAGTGGAATATAATTGGTCCAGCATTTACAGTCAACACTGGTCTCTGATAAATGTTTGGATTTTTCTTGTGAACTTCAACCTGTGGAAGCGTACGTGGAGAAGACAGCCCCATCAGAATGAGGCCCTATATGACAGCAGAGGCTTCAACATCAGAAATATTGACATTGACTTGGTATTGGGGAGGGGACAACAGGCTCCACCCACAAAACAGCTCTAAACATTTTGACAGCTGGCTATGGACAACTTCGTTAGAAATCTTCAATAAACTGATAAGGTCTACTACAAAtgtcaaattattaaaaaaagaaagttcttcaaatttaaaaataagaaaagaaCTAAAACACAATCCTTACATACTGCATGCTTAGATAAACACAAACAATTAAAACGTATCTCATTCAGTTAACACATAACAAAACAGAGAATActcaaagaactcagcaggtcaagcactttttatttccaatgtctgcaatgttttgcttcaaTTACTATCCTGCCTGGCCTATGGAGTGCGTCcaaatggtagtgtagtggttagcataatgctattacagtgccagcgacccgggttcaattccggccactgtctgtaaggagtttgtacattctccctgtgtctgcgtgggtttcctctggtttgctcccacattccaaagacataggggttaggaagttgtgggcatgctatgttggcgccggaagcatggtgacactcgcgggctgccccagaacagcttatgcaaaagatgcacttcactgtgtgtttcgatgtacatgtgactaataaagatgtcttatcttatcttatcttattcaatgttttcat is a genomic window containing:
- the gja1b gene encoding gap junction alpha-1 protein → MGDWSALGKLLDKAQSHLTPGGKLWLTVLFIFRLLVLGTAVESAWSDEQSAFKCNTMQPGCENVCYDKSFPISHIRLWVLQIIFVSTPTLVYLAHVFLISHKEKRISKKEKQLKALQEEGEDVGLHLKQLELKKIKYGLEEQGRIKIKGSLLHTYTVSIIFKVIFEVAFMLIQWCIYGFNFMLNAIYTCERYPCPHKVDCFLSRPTEKTIFIIFMLVVSVMSAMLNVAELFYIIFKYLADRVKQNSHLFQGTQKMGLNPLKDSASSKYAYYNGCSPPTAPMSPPGYKLATGDRNMSSCRSYNKQANEQNWANYSTEQNRIGQAGSTISNCHAQAFDFPGEHPTMQKLSSVTELQPVGLTEQRPPSRASSRGSSRPRPDDLEV